The following are encoded in a window of Deltaproteobacteria bacterium genomic DNA:
- a CDS encoding fibronectin type III domain-containing protein, whose product MRLSRWPNGLCVLALLGGCSSLPALPPTGDGASVTDGAATDGAVTDGRAGDRGGEAGLADGGAHPVDGLLQPDGPLPPPREAGGGTPPGPPEKVTAAPGAPRTLVVTWIPPANGGSSPIGGYGVRGSPGNLFLDVRDPSTLRATFPSLQVGTAYTFTVTARNAAGEGPPSVPSAAVVVQDAPAAPTGLSACAGDGLVRLAFVPTPGATRHDLYWQTAPGVSKTTAQRVAAVTSPYVHTGLTNGTPYYAVVVAVGANGWESNPSNEVAARPTVELRDTLFVSSMWDNAIEIFDCFAALPTGARGGTRVIRGAATRIGAPWYASLAVDPKGGTIYSTNFGGNIVTIWNRAGAVNGNAAPARVLEGAATTLSQPTGVAIDRQRNRLYVVNRNGRLMGWSNASVVNGNTAPTVVVTGSSTGLGGNLAQLYLDEAADELYVSNYGNVLVFRGLGGLAGTHGLAPSRTISLLALGSSGGLSNHGVWVDPTYNRLYVSSRDATGTVYSVADATKLDGPQLPATSLTGSNAAEAMNIQVVNDTLFFLRDSAAEIRTWSSARTVTGNVAPTKTVYPSLGRSSALYYVP is encoded by the coding sequence ATGCGTCTTTCGCGCTGGCCGAATGGCCTCTGCGTGCTGGCCCTGCTCGGGGGTTGCTCGAGCCTACCGGCGCTTCCTCCGACCGGCGACGGCGCCTCGGTGACCGACGGGGCCGCGACCGACGGGGCCGTGACCGACGGACGAGCCGGAGATCGCGGTGGTGAGGCGGGCCTCGCCGACGGGGGCGCGCATCCCGTCGACGGGCTGCTCCAGCCGGACGGTCCCTTGCCGCCGCCGCGCGAGGCTGGGGGAGGGACGCCACCAGGGCCTCCGGAGAAGGTGACCGCCGCACCGGGTGCGCCCCGGACGCTCGTGGTCACCTGGATCCCCCCCGCGAACGGCGGGTCGAGCCCGATCGGGGGCTACGGCGTGCGGGGGAGCCCGGGGAACCTGTTCCTGGACGTGCGCGATCCATCCACGCTCCGCGCGACCTTTCCGTCGCTGCAGGTGGGAACGGCCTACACCTTCACCGTGACGGCCCGCAACGCGGCGGGTGAGGGACCCCCCTCGGTCCCCTCCGCGGCGGTGGTCGTGCAGGACGCCCCGGCGGCGCCCACGGGGCTCTCCGCCTGCGCGGGTGACGGGCTCGTGCGCCTCGCGTTCGTCCCGACGCCGGGCGCCACGCGCCACGACCTCTACTGGCAAACCGCTCCGGGCGTGAGCAAGACCACGGCGCAGCGGGTGGCGGCCGTGACCAGCCCCTACGTGCATACGGGGCTGACGAACGGCACCCCGTACTATGCGGTCGTCGTGGCCGTGGGGGCGAACGGGTGGGAGTCGAATCCGTCGAACGAGGTGGCGGCTCGCCCGACGGTGGAGCTGCGCGACACGCTCTTCGTCTCGAGCATGTGGGACAACGCGATCGAGATCTTCGACTGCTTTGCGGCGCTGCCGACGGGAGCGCGCGGTGGCACGCGCGTCATCCGTGGCGCGGCCACGCGGATCGGCGCGCCCTGGTATGCGTCCCTCGCCGTGGACCCGAAGGGGGGCACGATCTACTCCACGAACTTCGGCGGAAACATCGTGACGATCTGGAACCGCGCGGGCGCGGTGAACGGGAACGCCGCTCCCGCGCGGGTGCTCGAGGGAGCCGCGACCACGCTCTCCCAGCCCACGGGCGTGGCGATCGACCGGCAGCGAAACCGTCTGTACGTGGTGAACCGCAATGGCCGGCTGATGGGGTGGAGCAACGCGTCGGTGGTGAACGGAAACACGGCCCCGACGGTCGTGGTGACGGGGTCCAGCACCGGGCTCGGGGGGAATCTGGCGCAGCTCTACCTCGACGAGGCCGCCGACGAGCTCTACGTGTCGAACTACGGCAACGTGCTGGTCTTCAGGGGTCTCGGGGGCCTGGCCGGAACGCACGGCCTCGCGCCGTCGCGGACGATCAGCCTGCTCGCCCTCGGTTCGAGCGGAGGTCTGTCGAACCACGGCGTCTGGGTCGACCCGACCTACAACCGCCTCTACGTCTCCTCGCGCGACGCGACGGGCACGGTCTACTCGGTGGCCGACGCGACGAAGCTCGACGGGCCGCAGCTCCCGGCGACGTCACTCACGGGGTCGAACGCCGCCGAGGCGATGAACATCCAGGTCGTGAACGACACGCTCTTCTTCCTGCGGGACAGCGCGGCGGAGATCCGCACCTGGAGCTCGGCGCGCACGGTGACCGGCAACGTCGCGCCGACGAAGACGGTCTACCCGAGCCTCGGCCGGTCGAGCGCGCTCTACTACGTGCCGTGA